Proteins co-encoded in one Bacillota bacterium genomic window:
- a CDS encoding TVP38/TMEM64 family protein, which yields MVKNKENRTSLAEILQKVSIVLMILMVAAGVFLFFKYRPTYQQLVDFTPKNPWLGAFVIIAIYVIKSFSLFIPLPIFFLAVAIIYDPVPAFMINLAGVVLSLSLPYYIGKFSGSLLLERLTTKYPKVKKIDEIKTGNEVLLSFILKLSGVFPCDLSSLLLGTMNINYRKFMIGAILGHLPHIVAWTFLGDSLDLSSPQFYLAIAGIIIVIVGSTIIYRKVAARKAGGETAGTDFKN from the coding sequence ATGGTAAAAAACAAAGAAAACAGAACCAGTCTAGCCGAAATCTTGCAGAAAGTATCGATCGTCCTGATGATACTCATGGTGGCCGCGGGAGTTTTTTTGTTTTTCAAATATCGCCCCACCTACCAGCAGCTTGTAGATTTTACACCCAAGAACCCATGGCTTGGAGCCTTCGTGATCATCGCCATCTATGTTATCAAATCATTCTCACTCTTTATTCCCCTGCCAATATTTTTCCTTGCTGTAGCAATAATCTATGACCCCGTACCGGCCTTCATGATCAACCTTGCCGGGGTCGTCCTCAGCCTTTCACTTCCATACTATATTGGTAAATTCTCGGGCAGCTTGCTCCTGGAAAGGCTTACAACCAAGTATCCCAAAGTCAAGAAAATCGATGAAATAAAAACAGGCAACGAGGTTCTATTGAGCTTCATCCTGAAACTGTCGGGCGTATTTCCATGTGATCTGAGCAGCCTCCTGCTCGGCACCATGAACATCAATTACAGAAAATTCATGATCGGTGCCATTCTCGGTCACCTGCCGCATATCGTGGCCTGGACTTTCCTGGGGGATTCACTCGACCTGAGTTCTCCCCAATTCTATCTGGCCATCGCCGGAATCATCATCGTGATCGTCGGTTCCACCATTATTTACAGGAAAGTGGCCGCCAGGAAAGCTGGCGGAGAAACCGCCGGGACAGATTTCAAGAATTGA
- a CDS encoding indolepyruvate oxidoreductase subunit beta — MKKIDILVVGVGGQGTILTGKIISQVALHEGMDVKTAETYGMAQRGGSVVTHVRIASRVYSPLIPAGSVDYLLAFEQLEALRYLHLLRPDTTLIINTQALAPPSVLAGRELYPENIPEKIEDRFPQACFVNGLQEESVKENKRVLNVFLVGILASMLPFSAESWKNALGDTVPANFLPMNTDAFDAGYRWGLKTK, encoded by the coding sequence ATGAAAAAGATTGATATTCTGGTCGTCGGTGTCGGGGGCCAGGGAACCATCCTCACCGGAAAGATTATCTCACAAGTGGCCCTCCATGAGGGTATGGACGTAAAAACTGCTGAAACATATGGTATGGCACAACGGGGAGGCAGTGTCGTCACCCATGTGCGGATCGCCAGCAGGGTCTATTCACCGCTGATTCCCGCCGGAAGTGTGGACTACCTGCTAGCCTTTGAACAACTGGAGGCCCTGCGCTATCTTCATCTCCTGCGCCCCGACACCACGTTGATCATAAACACCCAGGCGTTGGCTCCGCCATCCGTTCTTGCCGGGCGGGAACTCTATCCGGAAAACATTCCGGAAAAAATTGAAGACCGTTTTCCCCAGGCTTGCTTTGTCAACGGGCTACAGGAAGAATCGGTCAAGGAAAACAAGAGGGTCTTGAACGTCTTCCTGGTTGGCATCCTTGCCAGCATGCTCCCCTTTTCTGCAGAAAGTTGGAAAAATGCTCTTGGGGACACTGTCCCGGCAAATTTTCTGCCCATGAATACGGATGCTTTTGATGCAGGATACCGCTGGGGCTTGAAAACAAAATGA
- a CDS encoding enoyl-CoA hydratase/isomerase family protein: MGFETIIVEKSGYVAKIILNRPHRFNAINSTLGLEVKQVLEEIAEDDEIRVLVITGNPRIREKDGKEEIRYCFSAGWDLSETSPVEPIVEMLASYEKPVIAMVNGVALGGGCEVTLACDFIFASENSELGLPEINRGLLPGWGGTQRLPRRIGLPLAKKMILTGDTVNGKEAKEIGLADEVLPMEELDGAVMAFAEKLASKAPLGLRKIKSVVNKGMDTDLESGLKLEQEALGFLMQTEDFQEGIAAFMEKREPQWKGR, encoded by the coding sequence ATGGGTTTTGAAACAATTATTGTCGAGAAGTCGGGTTATGTTGCCAAAATCATCTTGAACCGTCCTCATAGATTCAATGCTATCAACTCTACATTGGGTCTGGAAGTGAAGCAGGTTCTTGAAGAGATTGCCGAGGATGATGAGATAAGGGTATTGGTTATAACCGGCAACCCACGCATCAGGGAGAAAGATGGCAAGGAGGAAATCAGGTACTGTTTCTCTGCAGGATGGGATCTCTCGGAAACCTCCCCCGTCGAACCCATCGTGGAAATGCTGGCCAGTTATGAGAAGCCCGTCATTGCCATGGTAAACGGGGTTGCCCTGGGTGGTGGTTGCGAGGTCACGCTGGCCTGTGATTTTATTTTCGCTTCCGAGAACTCCGAGCTTGGCCTGCCCGAAATCAACCGGGGCCTGCTCCCCGGGTGGGGTGGCACCCAGCGACTCCCACGGAGGATCGGCCTGCCTCTGGCCAAGAAGATGATCTTGACAGGGGATACGGTGAATGGCAAGGAGGCCAAGGAAATCGGCCTGGCTGATGAGGTTTTGCCCATGGAAGAACTTGATGGCGCGGTAATGGCGTTTGCCGAAAAATTGGCTTCAAAGGCTCCACTGGGGCTGCGCAAGATCAAGTCAGTTGTGAACAAAGGGATGGATACAGATCTGGAATCCGGCCTGAAGCTGGAACAGGAAGCACTGGGTTTCTTGATGCAGACCGAGGATTTCCAGGAAGGGATAGCCGCTTTCATGGAAAAACGGGAACCCCAATGGAAAGGGCGCTAG
- the iorA gene encoding indolepyruvate ferredoxin oxidoreductase subunit alpha, whose protein sequence is MTGEIMTGNEAIARGAFEAGVTVGTAYPGTPSTEILESLARYPGIECNWSANEKVALEVAIGASLEGARVLAAMKHVGVNVAADPLLTLSYIGVGGGLVLVSADDPGMHSSQNEQDNRHYARFAKIPLLEPSDSQEAKNFVIAAMDISEEYDTPVMLRTTTRISHSRTVVKLGERTTTGNRKYQKKPAKHVMLPGFARQRHPFVEKRLLALANEAEKSPFNRIETGTSNEIGIICSGIVYQYVKEAFPSFPVLKLGFTFPLPVKLIEKFCSEVEKILVIEELDPFMAEQIKAHGIRISGYSLFAPIGELSPEIIHDRISRFQKNVNPASAEAPPEKTIPQRPPILCPGCSHRGIFYTLKKLKLRIVGDIGCYTLAALYPLQAMDTCVCMGASIGMALGMEKANPRTSMQTVAVIGDSTFLHSGITPLIDAVYNDSSITVIILDNSTTGMTGHQEHPGTGTTLQGKKNKAVNIAALCRGLGIERVVETDTSDLDTLRRIIEKEVASRELSVIVYRRPCILKSRTSSDPLHIDPEKCNGCKACLQPGCPSIRFLDGKALIDPGTCTGCGLCRQLCKRDAIGIRKKGGNRGHEKD, encoded by the coding sequence ATGACCGGAGAGATCATGACGGGAAATGAAGCTATTGCCAGAGGTGCCTTTGAAGCCGGTGTCACCGTGGGCACTGCATACCCCGGAACCCCCAGCACGGAAATACTGGAAAGCCTGGCCCGCTATCCAGGGATTGAATGTAACTGGTCCGCGAACGAAAAAGTGGCGCTGGAAGTGGCCATCGGTGCTTCCCTTGAAGGAGCAAGGGTCCTCGCTGCCATGAAACATGTAGGTGTCAACGTCGCCGCGGATCCTCTTCTGACCCTTTCCTATATCGGTGTCGGTGGCGGCCTGGTCCTGGTTAGCGCGGATGACCCCGGAATGCACAGTTCACAAAATGAACAGGATAACCGACACTATGCCCGTTTTGCCAAAATACCGCTGCTGGAACCCTCCGACAGTCAGGAAGCAAAAAATTTCGTGATCGCTGCCATGGACATAAGTGAGGAATATGACACCCCGGTGATGCTCAGAACAACCACGCGCATCTCCCATTCCCGCACCGTGGTGAAACTTGGTGAACGGACAACAACGGGAAATAGGAAATATCAAAAAAAGCCGGCCAAGCACGTGATGCTTCCCGGTTTTGCACGCCAGAGGCATCCTTTCGTTGAAAAACGGCTTCTTGCCCTGGCGAACGAGGCAGAAAAATCACCTTTCAACCGTATAGAAACAGGCACCAGCAATGAAATAGGCATCATCTGTTCTGGAATAGTCTATCAGTACGTCAAGGAAGCCTTTCCTTCCTTTCCGGTACTGAAACTGGGGTTTACCTTCCCCCTTCCTGTAAAGTTGATCGAGAAATTTTGCAGCGAGGTGGAAAAAATACTGGTGATCGAGGAACTTGATCCTTTCATGGCGGAACAGATCAAAGCACATGGCATCCGTATATCGGGATATTCCCTTTTTGCGCCGATCGGCGAACTGAGCCCGGAAATCATCCATGATAGAATTTCCCGTTTTCAAAAAAATGTCAATCCTGCTTCCGCCGAAGCCCCCCCGGAAAAAACAATCCCCCAGCGTCCACCGATACTCTGCCCGGGTTGTTCGCATCGTGGAATCTTCTATACTTTAAAAAAGTTGAAATTGCGTATTGTCGGCGACATAGGTTGTTATACCCTTGCCGCCCTCTATCCCCTTCAAGCCATGGATACCTGCGTATGCATGGGAGCCAGCATCGGGATGGCCCTCGGGATGGAAAAAGCCAACCCCCGAACATCCATGCAGACAGTGGCTGTTATAGGCGATTCAACATTCCTGCACTCGGGAATTACCCCCCTCATAGATGCCGTTTACAATGACTCTTCGATAACCGTGATCATCCTTGACAATAGCACCACCGGAATGACCGGCCATCAGGAACATCCGGGTACAGGGACAACCTTGCAGGGGAAAAAAAACAAAGCCGTGAATATTGCCGCCCTCTGCCGCGGCCTGGGAATAGAAAGGGTTGTGGAGACGGATACCTCCGATCTGGACACACTGCGCCGGATAATTGAAAAAGAAGTAGCAAGCAGGGAACTTTCCGTGATAGTCTATCGGCGGCCATGCATTCTGAAAAGCAGAACTTCCTCCGACCCTTTGCACATAGATCCCGAAAAATGCAATGGTTGCAAAGCCTGCTTGCAGCCAGGCTGCCCTTCTATACGTTTTCTGGACGGGAAAGCCCTTATCGATCCTGGCACATGCACAGGTTGCGGCCTCTGCCGACAACTTTGCAAGAGAGATGCTATCGGAATACGGAAGAAAGGTGGGAACCGGGGACATGAAAAAGATTGA
- a CDS encoding 3-hydroxyacyl-CoA dehydrogenase family protein encodes MKAEDVKKIAVIGAGAMGHGITAAFLRGGYAVTMRDIEQEFVDKGVAGIKDSFNRFKDRGRMSEEEYEKALSSLSTTVSIEEAVKDADFVIEAVPEKLDLKQSVFTDLDKFAPEQAILASNTSYIKITDIAKATNRPEKVIGYHFFNPAVLMRLVEVVRGEKSSDESIQVAYDLAESIKKVPVIVKKDSPGFIFNRVNEPTLLLLSKILEKGSPSPEEFDAAFKAMMPMAPFELMDFAGIDIAVNGMIYFAKEISKDYEPSEALMAYVKAGNLGKKTGKGIYDWSTGRPEIDLDKATSQYDANHLVALQVNEATKLLEEGVADTPQEIDLAMANGGGTPIGPFAIASGVGYPALLEKLEELYKEFPIDVFKPTETMKKGDIQV; translated from the coding sequence ATGAAAGCTGAGGATGTAAAGAAAATTGCTGTAATTGGTGCCGGCGCGATGGGGCATGGTATCACGGCTGCCTTTTTAAGGGGTGGCTATGCGGTAACCATGCGTGATATAGAGCAGGAATTCGTGGATAAAGGTGTGGCCGGGATCAAGGACAGTTTCAACAGATTCAAGGATAGGGGTAGAATGTCAGAGGAGGAATACGAAAAGGCACTATCATCTCTGTCAACTACCGTCAGTATTGAAGAAGCAGTGAAGGATGCGGATTTCGTGATCGAGGCTGTTCCGGAAAAACTGGATCTCAAGCAAAGTGTTTTTACGGATCTTGACAAGTTTGCTCCCGAACAGGCTATCCTGGCTTCCAACACTTCCTATATCAAAATCACGGATATTGCCAAAGCGACCAACAGGCCGGAGAAGGTGATCGGATATCACTTTTTCAACCCGGCAGTGCTGATGAGACTGGTAGAAGTCGTCCGCGGCGAAAAATCATCCGATGAATCTATCCAGGTCGCCTATGATCTGGCAGAAAGCATCAAGAAGGTTCCCGTGATCGTGAAGAAGGATTCACCCGGCTTTATTTTCAACCGTGTCAATGAGCCGACCCTTCTGCTGCTTTCCAAGATTCTGGAAAAAGGTTCGCCTTCACCGGAAGAATTTGACGCAGCCTTCAAGGCCATGATGCCCATGGCTCCGTTCGAATTGATGGACTTTGCGGGTATCGATATCGCTGTGAACGGCATGATCTATTTTGCCAAGGAAATTTCCAAGGACTACGAGCCTTCCGAGGCGCTCATGGCCTATGTGAAAGCCGGTAACCTTGGAAAGAAAACCGGTAAAGGAATCTACGACTGGTCTACCGGTCGGCCTGAAATAGATCTTGACAAGGCCACATCACAGTACGATGCCAACCACCTGGTGGCCCTTCAGGTCAATGAAGCTACCAAACTCCTGGAGGAGGGTGTGGCTGACACCCCGCAGGAAATCGACCTGGCCATGGCCAACGGTGGGGGGACACCCATAGGGCCTTTCGCCATCGCTTCGGGGGTAGGTTACCCGGCACTTCTGGAGAAGCTTGAAGAGCTTTACAAGGAGTTCCCCATAGATGTTTTCAAGCCTACCGAGACGATGAAAAAGGGAGATATCCAGGTATAG
- a CDS encoding phenylacetate--CoA ligase: MWNPEHEMMDREKLDLLQYIRLKNTLERVYRLVPHYRKSFDSKGLEPGDVRQLEDIAILPFTHKDDLREHYPFGLFATDFNEVVRIHSSSGTTGIPVVAGYTRHDLDIWTELMARTLVSAGGNKNSVIHIAYGYGLFTGGLGVHYGAEKIGATVVPISGGQTKRQVRMMKDLGTTLLACTPSYALNIAETITEMNIEPEELNLESGLFGAEPWSNSMRELLEQKLHIDAYDIYGLSEIIGPGVSSECYVQDGLHIHEDHFIPEIIDPLTGEVLPDGTTGELVLTTITKEALPMIRYRTGDITSINRRVCVCGRTHARMSKIAGRTDDMIIVRGVNVFPSQVESILLDIGQTEPHYQLIVDRVGALDTLEVQVEVSQQLFSDKVRGLEELEAVISGEINNLLGITAKIKLVEPKTIHRSEGKAQRVIDRRVFK; the protein is encoded by the coding sequence ATGTGGAACCCGGAACATGAAATGATGGATAGAGAAAAACTCGATTTGTTGCAGTACATTCGCCTCAAAAATACCCTTGAAAGAGTCTACCGGCTGGTTCCCCATTACAGGAAATCTTTCGACAGCAAGGGCCTGGAACCGGGTGATGTTCGTCAGCTGGAAGACATCGCCATCCTCCCCTTTACACACAAGGATGACCTGCGGGAGCATTACCCTTTCGGGCTGTTTGCCACGGATTTCAACGAAGTGGTGCGCATTCATTCCTCGTCCGGCACGACAGGAATTCCCGTCGTGGCCGGTTATACCAGGCATGATCTCGATATCTGGACAGAGCTGATGGCACGCACGCTGGTCAGTGCCGGTGGCAACAAAAATTCCGTCATCCATATTGCGTATGGATATGGCCTTTTCACCGGCGGTCTGGGAGTACATTACGGGGCCGAGAAAATCGGGGCCACGGTCGTCCCTATCTCCGGCGGACAGACAAAGCGTCAGGTGCGCATGATGAAGGATCTGGGAACAACATTGCTGGCCTGTACCCCCTCTTACGCCCTCAACATCGCTGAAACCATTACCGAGATGAATATAGAACCCGAAGAATTGAATCTTGAATCCGGTCTTTTCGGTGCCGAGCCATGGTCCAACAGTATGAGGGAATTGCTGGAACAAAAATTGCATATTGATGCCTATGATATCTATGGTTTGAGCGAAATTATCGGACCGGGCGTATCCAGTGAATGTTATGTCCAGGATGGCCTGCACATCCATGAAGACCATTTTATTCCTGAAATAATAGATCCTCTCACCGGTGAAGTCCTTCCCGATGGTACCACGGGCGAACTTGTTCTCACCACCATCACGAAGGAAGCCCTGCCCATGATCAGATACCGAACCGGTGATATCACCTCGATAAATCGGCGGGTCTGTGTCTGCGGGCGTACCCATGCGCGGATGTCCAAGATCGCCGGAAGAACCGATGATATGATCATCGTAAGGGGTGTGAATGTCTTTCCCTCGCAAGTAGAAAGCATTTTGTTGGATATCGGCCAGACGGAACCCCATTATCAGCTCATCGTTGATCGGGTCGGTGCTCTGGATACCCTTGAAGTCCAGGTGGAAGTTTCCCAACAGCTTTTTTCCGACAAGGTCAGGGGCCTGGAGGAACTGGAAGCCGTGATCAGCGGGGAAATAAACAACCTGCTCGGCATCACGGCAAAGATCAAGCTTGTCGAACCAAAGACCATTCACCGCAGTGAAGGAAAAGCGCAGCGCGTGATAGACCGCAGGGTTTTCAAGTGA
- a CDS encoding ACT domain-containing protein — translation MIKQISIFLENKCGRLVKVTQVLGEHKINIRALTIADTSDFGILRIIVDDPDRALEVLKKEGFIVTVTEVVAIEVPDHPGGLARILEYLEGEKINIEYLYSFVEKPAQDALILMRLEDAQKAVKILREKNVNVLDGKRIYSL, via the coding sequence ATGATCAAGCAGATATCAATTTTTCTGGAGAACAAATGTGGGCGGCTGGTAAAAGTAACGCAGGTCCTGGGAGAACACAAGATCAACATCCGTGCCCTTACAATCGCCGACACCTCGGACTTCGGTATATTGCGTATCATCGTCGATGATCCGGACAGAGCACTCGAAGTGTTGAAAAAAGAAGGTTTTATCGTTACCGTTACAGAAGTGGTCGCCATCGAAGTTCCCGATCATCCCGGCGGCCTGGCCCGGATTCTCGAATATCTTGAGGGAGAAAAGATAAACATCGAATACCTTTATTCCTTTGTGGAAAAACCTGCCCAGGATGCGCTGATCCTGATGCGTCTCGAGGATGCGCAGAAAGCGGTAAAGATCCTCAGGGAAAAGAACGTCAACGTTCTGGACGGCAAGCGAATCTATTCCCTTTGA
- a CDS encoding phenylacetate--CoA ligase encodes MQKWQENDYISAADLLALQEHKLSAIVKHASRSPFYKEYFKKEGIDPKKIKKIDDLKSLPFTTKADLRKSYPYGMAAVPMDRIVRIHASSGTTGKPIVMGYTKGDVASWAETVARICVMAGVTPADTVQISFGYGLFTGGFGLHYGLEKLGAMVVPFSSGNTERQLMLMKDFRTTALVSTPSFALYMAEVALEKGIEPSSLGLRLGLFGGELCSDLIREEIQRKWKIRATSNYGLTEVGGPGVSGECEELDGMHILEDCFLAEIIDPETGLSLPDGEAGELVLTPLFKKGFPVIRYRTGDITRFITEPCKCGRSLKRMGHITGRTDDMIIFKGVNIFPSQIEEVLATFNEVSSHYRLIVYRDKDINRDLEVQVELAPEGFSDSFRVMELLENNIRSSLRSSLSVSPRVKLMDPKTLQRTTGKSQRVFVVEGDETLP; translated from the coding sequence ATGCAGAAGTGGCAAGAAAACGATTATATTTCAGCGGCCGACCTTCTGGCACTGCAGGAACATAAACTCTCTGCCATCGTAAAACACGCTTCCCGAAGCCCGTTTTACAAAGAATATTTCAAAAAAGAAGGTATCGATCCAAAGAAGATAAAGAAGATCGATGACCTGAAATCACTGCCTTTTACCACCAAGGCTGACCTGCGCAAAAGCTATCCCTATGGAATGGCCGCCGTCCCCATGGACAGGATAGTGCGCATTCATGCCTCCTCCGGTACCACGGGCAAGCCCATCGTGATGGGATATACGAAGGGCGATGTCGCCTCCTGGGCAGAAACGGTGGCCCGCATATGCGTGATGGCCGGCGTCACACCCGCAGATACAGTCCAGATTTCTTTTGGTTACGGACTGTTTACCGGGGGCTTCGGGCTTCATTATGGCCTGGAAAAACTGGGAGCCATGGTGGTCCCTTTTTCCAGTGGCAATACCGAAAGACAGCTCATGCTGATGAAAGACTTCCGCACCACTGCTCTTGTCAGCACACCCTCTTTTGCCCTCTACATGGCCGAGGTGGCCCTGGAAAAAGGGATAGAACCGTCCAGTCTTGGCCTGCGCCTGGGACTCTTCGGCGGTGAACTCTGTTCCGACCTGATCAGGGAAGAAATTCAACGAAAATGGAAAATCAGAGCCACTTCCAACTACGGCCTTACCGAGGTGGGTGGCCCCGGAGTTTCCGGTGAATGTGAAGAGCTCGATGGGATGCATATTCTTGAAGATTGTTTCTTGGCCGAAATCATAGACCCCGAGACGGGACTTTCACTTCCCGACGGGGAGGCAGGGGAACTGGTACTCACCCCTCTTTTCAAAAAAGGATTCCCCGTAATACGTTACCGCACCGGGGATATAACCCGCTTTATCACCGAACCGTGCAAATGCGGCCGTTCCTTGAAAAGGATGGGTCACATCACCGGCCGCACAGATGATATGATTATCTTCAAGGGAGTAAATATCTTCCCCTCGCAGATCGAGGAGGTACTGGCCACGTTCAACGAGGTGTCGTCACATTATCGCCTGATAGTATACAGGGACAAAGATATCAACAGGGATCTGGAAGTTCAGGTGGAACTGGCGCCGGAAGGGTTTTCAGATAGTTTCCGCGTGATGGAGCTTCTGGAAAACAATATCCGCTCCAGCCTCCGTTCCTCTCTATCCGTCTCCCCCCGAGTCAAGTTGATGGATCCAAAAACATTGCAGCGTACAACCGGCAAGAGCCAACGTGTCTTTGTAGTTGAAGGAGATGAAACACTTCCATGA